Proteins co-encoded in one Streptomyces roseochromogenus subsp. oscitans DS 12.976 genomic window:
- the glnA gene encoding type I glutamate--ammonia ligase, protein MDKQQEFVLRTLEERDIRFVRLWFTDVLGFLKSVAVAPAELEQAFDEGIGFDGSAIEGFARVYESDMIAKPDPSTFQVLPWRAETPGTARMFCDILMPDGSPSFADPRYVLKRALARTSDLGFTFYTHPEIEFFLLKDRPLDGSRPTPADNSGYFDHTPTNVGMDFRRQAITMLESMGISVEFSHHEGAPGQQEIDLRYADALSTADNIMTFRLVMKQVALEQGVQATFMPKPFSEHPGSGMHTHLSLFEGDRNAFYESGAEYQLSKVGRSFIAGLLKHAAEISAVTNQWVNSYKRIWGGSERTAGAGGEAPSYICWGHNNRSALVRVPMYKPGKTGSARVEVRSIDSGANPYLAYALLLAAGLKGIEEGYELPPGAEDDVWALSDAERRAMGIEPLPQNLGEALALMERSDLVAETLGEHVFDFFLRNKQAEWHEYRSEVTAFELRKNLPVL, encoded by the coding sequence GGCCCCCGCCGAACTGGAGCAAGCCTTCGACGAGGGCATCGGCTTCGACGGCTCCGCCATCGAGGGCTTCGCCCGGGTCTACGAGTCCGACATGATCGCCAAGCCGGACCCCTCCACCTTCCAGGTCCTGCCGTGGCGCGCGGAGACCCCCGGCACGGCCCGCATGTTCTGCGACATCCTCATGCCGGACGGCTCCCCGTCCTTCGCGGACCCGCGCTACGTCCTGAAGCGTGCCCTGGCCCGCACCTCCGACCTGGGCTTCACCTTCTACACCCACCCCGAGATCGAGTTCTTCCTGCTGAAGGACCGCCCGCTGGACGGCTCCCGCCCCACCCCGGCCGACAACTCGGGCTACTTCGACCACACGCCCACCAACGTCGGCATGGACTTCCGCCGCCAGGCGATCACCATGCTGGAGTCGATGGGCATCTCGGTGGAGTTCTCCCACCACGAGGGCGCCCCGGGCCAGCAGGAGATCGACCTCCGCTACGCGGACGCGCTGTCGACGGCCGACAACATCATGACGTTCCGCCTGGTCATGAAGCAGGTCGCGCTGGAGCAGGGCGTCCAGGCGACCTTCATGCCGAAGCCTTTCTCCGAGCACCCCGGCAGTGGCATGCACACCCACCTCTCCCTCTTCGAGGGCGACCGGAACGCGTTCTACGAGTCGGGCGCGGAATACCAGCTCTCCAAGGTCGGCCGCTCCTTCATCGCGGGCCTGCTCAAGCACGCGGCGGAGATCTCGGCGGTCACCAACCAGTGGGTGAACTCCTACAAGCGCATCTGGGGCGGCTCCGAGCGCACCGCGGGCGCCGGCGGCGAGGCCCCGTCGTACATCTGCTGGGGCCACAACAACCGCAGCGCCCTGGTCCGCGTCCCGATGTACAAGCCCGGCAAGACCGGCTCCGCGCGCGTCGAGGTCCGCTCCATCGACTCCGGCGCCAACCCCTACCTGGCCTACGCCCTCCTGCTGGCCGCCGGCCTGAAGGGCATCGAGGAGGGCTACGAGCTCCCGCCGGGCGCCGAGGACGACGTCTGGGCCCTCTCCGACGCCGAGCGCCGCGCGATGGGCATCGAACCCCTCCCGCAGAACCTCGGCGAGGCCCTCGCCCTGATGGAACGCAGCGACCTGGTCGCCGAGACCCTCGGCGAGCACGTCTTCGACTTCTTCCTGCGCAACAAGCAGGCCGAGTGGCACGAGTACCGGAGCGAGGTCACGGCGTTCGAGCTGCGGAAGAACCTGCCGGTGCTGTAA
- a CDS encoding class I SAM-dependent methyltransferase, with translation MSAQQYDEIGEAYEGFKSLPLEQYVVVPGFLAMVGGVSGKSVLDLACGTGFYSREFKRRGATEVLGIDISGEMIAVAEELEKHNPLGVRYEVGDVSELRPLERRFDIALGAHMLNYAEGVAAMERMCRNVHRSLEPGAEFFVLAQSPDFRFDGPPPDKYGFRTELTGEEAETGPRVRTTALLDPPIGFVSTLPRREAYDECLRAAGFGELTWIPLEVSDAGVREFGADFWADFLANPPLEMLRCRA, from the coding sequence GTGAGCGCGCAGCAGTATGACGAGATCGGTGAGGCGTACGAGGGCTTCAAGTCCCTGCCGCTGGAGCAGTACGTGGTGGTGCCCGGTTTCCTGGCCATGGTCGGGGGCGTGAGCGGCAAGTCGGTCCTCGACCTGGCCTGCGGCACCGGCTTCTACAGCAGGGAGTTCAAGCGGCGCGGCGCCACGGAGGTGCTCGGCATCGACATCTCCGGTGAAATGATCGCCGTGGCAGAGGAGTTGGAGAAGCACAACCCGCTGGGCGTGCGCTACGAGGTGGGCGATGTGTCCGAACTGCGCCCCCTGGAGCGGCGCTTCGACATCGCCCTGGGGGCCCATATGCTCAACTACGCGGAGGGCGTCGCCGCCATGGAGCGGATGTGCCGGAACGTGCACCGGAGCCTGGAGCCCGGCGCCGAGTTCTTCGTGCTCGCCCAGTCACCCGACTTCCGCTTCGACGGGCCGCCCCCGGACAAGTACGGCTTCCGCACCGAGCTGACCGGCGAGGAGGCCGAGACCGGACCGCGCGTGCGGACCACGGCGCTGCTCGACCCGCCGATCGGGTTCGTCAGCACCCTCCCGCGCCGTGAGGCCTACGACGAGTGCCTGCGGGCGGCCGGATTCGGCGAGTTGACCTGGATCCCGCTGGAGGTGTCCGACGCCGGCGTGCGGGAGTTCGGTGCGGACTTCTGGGCGGACTTCCTCGCCAACCCCCCGCTGGAGATGCTGCGCTGCCGCGCCTGA
- a CDS encoding TolB family protein → MTVRNRILILISAVAVLAAVGIAAVLHASARADRRDHTQAGGPRVTPGTVTLTGRGSMLFRNMAWGPHRDEVVSVPAGDPSGPRTASGVKCLRFYAASGTGVCLQAVHGPVSDTYRALILDDRLRTVHTYDVPGIPSRARVSPTGHFAAWTAFVGGDSYAGTNFSTRAEIVDIRSGELIPSLEDFRIVKDGHPYRAADVNFWGVTFARDDRTFYATLATQGSTYLVRGDLRARTVTTLHADVECPSLSPDGSRIAYKKRVKGLPKDAPWHLYVLDLRTLRETPLAERRSVDDQAVWRDDRTVVYALPGDYGADLYQVPADGSGAPRRISTAAVSPAYVG, encoded by the coding sequence ATGACCGTACGCAACCGCATCCTGATCCTGATCTCGGCCGTCGCCGTGCTGGCGGCGGTCGGGATCGCTGCTGTGCTGCATGCCTCGGCCCGGGCCGACCGGCGCGACCACACCCAGGCGGGCGGTCCGCGGGTCACGCCAGGGACCGTGACGCTGACCGGGCGGGGGTCGATGCTCTTCCGGAACATGGCGTGGGGGCCGCACCGGGACGAGGTCGTCAGCGTTCCGGCCGGCGATCCGTCGGGGCCGCGTACCGCCTCCGGCGTCAAGTGCCTGCGGTTCTACGCCGCTTCGGGGACGGGTGTGTGTCTGCAAGCGGTGCACGGGCCGGTTTCGGACACGTATCGGGCGCTGATTCTGGATGACCGGTTGCGGACCGTCCACACGTACGACGTGCCGGGCATCCCCTCCCGCGCCCGGGTCTCCCCCACCGGGCACTTCGCCGCCTGGACGGCGTTCGTGGGCGGTGACAGTTACGCCGGTACGAATTTCTCGACGCGTGCGGAGATCGTGGACATCCGGAGCGGTGAGCTGATCCCGTCGCTGGAGGACTTCCGGATCGTCAAGGACGGGCATCCGTACCGGGCGGCGGACGTCAACTTCTGGGGCGTGACGTTCGCCCGCGACGACCGTACCTTCTACGCGACGCTCGCTACCCAGGGCAGCACCTATCTGGTGCGGGGCGATCTGCGGGCCCGTACGGTCACGACCCTGCACGCCGACGTCGAGTGCCCGTCGCTCTCACCCGACGGCAGCCGGATCGCCTACAAGAAGCGGGTCAAGGGCCTGCCGAAGGACGCCCCCTGGCATCTGTACGTCCTCGACCTGCGCACCCTGCGGGAGACCCCGCTGGCCGAGCGGAGGAGCGTGGACGACCAGGCGGTGTGGCGGGACGACCGTACGGTGGTGTACGCGCTGCCGGGGGACTACGGCGCCGATCTGTACCAGGTTCCGGCGGACGGGTCGGGAGCGCCCCGGCGGATCAGTACGGCCGCCGTGTCACCGGCGTACGTCGGATAG
- a CDS encoding MFS transporter: MYVADSRASTPASADGAARPVAGRRRAAIAPTVFALGTVSLVTDVSSEMVTAVLPLYLVTGLGLSPLGFGLLDGVYNGFSAVVRLVGGHLADRGGGRHKWVAGFGYGISAVCKPLLLVAHSLTPIGLVLAADRTGKGLRTAPRDALISLSSTAESRGRAFGVHRAMDTAGALLGPLVAFLILRATVDGYDAVFTVSFCVAVAGVLVLVLFVPGGRGGAVAVERPTLRGAVGLLRRRGLRRIAVCALLLGLATVSDSFVYLLLQRRLGVPDRWFALLPLGTAASFLLLAVPLGRLADRVGRWSVFVAGHGALLVAYALLLAAWHGSALPYVVLALHGAFYAATDGVLMAAASDGVPEVLRSSGLALVQTGQALARFACSLLFGAAWTVWGDRAALAGAAAALAASAVFALFPLTQRPKGAAPA, translated from the coding sequence GTGTACGTAGCGGACAGCCGCGCGAGCACGCCGGCGTCCGCGGACGGTGCCGCCCGGCCAGTGGCCGGGCGGCGCCGTGCCGCGATCGCCCCGACCGTGTTCGCGCTCGGAACGGTCAGTCTGGTGACGGACGTGTCGAGTGAGATGGTCACCGCCGTGCTGCCGTTGTACCTGGTCACCGGGCTCGGTCTGTCGCCGTTGGGGTTCGGGCTGCTCGACGGCGTCTACAACGGCTTCTCGGCGGTCGTACGGCTTGTGGGCGGGCATCTCGCCGATCGGGGTGGTGGGCGGCACAAGTGGGTCGCCGGGTTCGGATACGGCATCTCCGCCGTGTGCAAGCCGTTGCTGCTGGTCGCTCATTCGCTGACTCCGATCGGGCTGGTCCTCGCCGCCGACCGCACGGGAAAAGGGCTGCGGACCGCTCCGCGGGATGCCCTCATCTCGTTGTCGAGTACGGCCGAGTCCCGGGGGCGTGCCTTCGGGGTGCACCGGGCCATGGACACGGCCGGGGCGCTGCTCGGGCCGCTGGTCGCCTTTCTGATCCTGCGGGCGACGGTGGACGGGTACGACGCCGTGTTCACCGTCAGCTTCTGTGTCGCGGTGGCCGGTGTCCTGGTGCTGGTGCTCTTCGTGCCGGGCGGGCGGGGTGGTGCGGTCGCGGTCGAGCGGCCCACCCTGCGGGGTGCGGTGGGCCTGTTGCGGCGGCGGGGGCTGCGGCGGATCGCTGTGTGCGCGCTGTTGCTGGGGCTTGCCACGGTGAGTGACTCGTTCGTCTATCTGCTGCTTCAGCGCCGGCTGGGTGTGCCGGACCGGTGGTTCGCCTTGCTGCCGCTCGGTACGGCCGCCTCCTTCCTGCTGCTCGCGGTACCGCTCGGGCGGCTCGCCGACCGGGTGGGCCGGTGGTCCGTGTTCGTGGCCGGGCACGGTGCCCTGCTCGTCGCGTACGCGCTGCTGCTCGCGGCGTGGCACGGATCCGCTCTGCCGTACGTCGTCCTCGCCCTGCACGGCGCCTTCTACGCGGCCACCGACGGGGTGCTGATGGCGGCGGCCTCGGACGGGGTGCCGGAGGTGCTGCGCTCGTCCGGGCTGGCCCTCGTACAGACCGGGCAGGCGCTCGCCCGGTTCGCCTGCTCGCTGCTGTTCGGCGCGGCCTGGACGGTGTGGGGCGACCGGGCGGCGCTTGCGGGGGCGGCCGCGGCGCTGGCCGCGAGTGCTGTGTTCGCTCTGTTCCCCCTCACCCAGCGCCCGAAGGGGGCGGCGCCCGCATGA
- a CDS encoding alkaline phosphatase family protein: MSGSSVYRRARTVVASSTALAAAAIGLWTGIGAESAHAAGAVPTPDHVVVVVFENHAYSQVIGSSSAPYINSLKSGGANLTQSYAETHPSQPNYYAMFSGSTQGITDDSCVDPGFSSAPNLASEVIDAGRTWASYNEDLPGQGDTSCSSGDYAQKHNPWFGFSNVPTSSAMTFDQFPTDYSTLPQMSYVVPNLCSDMHDCSVSTGDTWLKNNLGGYASWAKTHNSLLVVTFDEDNRLSGNRIPTVLYGQPVTAGSSSSTTYNHYDLLRTLEDTQGLTSHAGNADSAQDITGIWAS, from the coding sequence GTGTCCGGCAGTTCCGTGTACCGCCGTGCCCGTACCGTCGTGGCGTCCTCAACGGCCCTCGCCGCGGCCGCGATCGGGCTGTGGACCGGGATCGGCGCAGAGTCCGCGCACGCCGCGGGCGCCGTGCCGACTCCGGATCACGTGGTCGTCGTGGTCTTCGAGAACCACGCGTACAGCCAGGTCATCGGCTCCTCCAGCGCCCCGTACATCAACTCGCTGAAGTCGGGAGGTGCCAACCTGACGCAGTCGTACGCCGAGACCCACCCGAGCCAGCCCAACTACTACGCGATGTTCTCCGGTTCGACGCAGGGGATCACGGATGACAGCTGTGTCGACCCGGGCTTCTCGTCGGCCCCGAACCTGGCGTCCGAGGTGATCGACGCCGGCCGCACCTGGGCCAGCTACAACGAGGATCTGCCCGGCCAGGGCGACACCTCGTGCAGCAGCGGCGACTACGCCCAGAAGCACAACCCGTGGTTCGGGTTCAGCAACGTGCCGACGTCGAGCGCCATGACGTTCGACCAGTTCCCGACGGACTACTCGACGCTGCCCCAGATGTCGTACGTGGTCCCCAACCTGTGCAGCGACATGCACGACTGCTCGGTGTCCACCGGTGACACCTGGCTGAAGAACAACCTGGGCGGCTACGCGAGTTGGGCCAAGACCCACAACAGCCTGCTCGTCGTCACCTTCGACGAGGACAACCGGCTGAGCGGGAACCGGATCCCGACCGTGCTGTACGGGCAGCCGGTCACGGCCGGGTCGTCCAGCTCGACCACGTACAACCACTACGACCTGCTGCGCACCCTGGAGGACACCCAGGGGCTGACCTCGCACGCGGGCAACGCGGACTCCGCCCAGGACATCACCGGCATCTGGGCGTCCTGA
- a CDS encoding bifunctional [glutamine synthetase] adenylyltransferase/[glutamine synthetase]-adenylyl-L-tyrosine phosphorylase — protein MTPGRRSSTFTRLLRHGFTDPSAAERLLDGPELAPVRDDPVLLEALGATADPDLALHGLVRLLEAQDGPTAHRELLDTLIAAKPLRDRLLGVLGASAALTDHLARHPADWQALVMYEPQDLHPGLMEFERGLAGATDPVSLRVAYRRCLLSIAARDVCGTTDVAETAAELADLATATLRTALAIAQAHAPEDAAACRLAVIAMGKCGGHELNYVSDVDVIFVAEATEATTEAKALTSATRLASHLMRICSETTVEGSIWPVDANLRPEGRNGPLVRTLSSHLAYYQRWAKTWEFQALLKARPVAGDADLGQAYIDALEPMVWTAAERDNFVPDVQKMRRRVVENIPASEIERELKLGPGGLRDVEFAVQLLQLVHGRTDQSLRSGTTLDALQALAAGGYVGREDAARLDEAYRFLRSMEHRIQLYRLRRTHLVPVAEEDQRRLGRSLGLRTDPAAELIREWKRHTGVVRRLHEKLFYRPLLDAVAQLAPGEARLSLEAARARLVALGYADPAAALRHLEALASGVTRKAAIQRTLLPVLLGWFADSADPDAGLLNFRKVSDALGKTPWYLRLLRDEGAAAENLARVLSAGRLAPDLLMRAPEAVALLGDGDGTGMRGAGLAPRERAPLEQEILAAVGRAENAEQAVTAARGVRRRELFRTAAADIVGSYGTETSPAEADQGALVDRVGAAVSDLTAATLAGTLRAVVREGWGETLPTRFAMIGMGRFGGHELGYGSDADVVFVHEPQDGVDEHEAAAAANKVVAEMRRLLQLPSADPPLLIDADLRPEGKSGPLVRTLKAYEAYYRRWSLVWESQALLRAEPVAGDEDLGRRFTALIDPLRYPRHGLAEDAVREIRRLKARMESERLPRGADPKLHTKLGPGGLSDVEWTVQLFQLRHGWDHPGLRTTRTREALSAAREAGLLSAEEAEILDEAWVLATRVRNAVMLVRGRAGDTFPTEPRELSAVGRYLGYGAGHAGDMLDAYRRTTRRARTVVEELFYGDGT, from the coding sequence ATGACGCCGGGCCGCAGAAGCAGCACCTTCACCCGCCTGCTCCGACACGGCTTCACCGACCCCTCCGCCGCAGAGCGCCTCCTGGACGGCCCGGAACTCGCCCCCGTCCGCGACGACCCGGTCCTCCTGGAAGCCCTCGGCGCCACCGCCGACCCCGACCTGGCCCTGCACGGCCTCGTCCGCCTCCTGGAGGCCCAGGACGGCCCCACGGCCCACCGCGAACTGCTGGACACCCTCATCGCGGCCAAGCCCCTCCGCGACCGCCTCCTGGGTGTCCTCGGCGCCTCCGCCGCCCTCACCGACCACCTGGCCCGCCACCCGGCAGACTGGCAGGCCCTGGTTATGTACGAGCCGCAGGACCTGCACCCGGGCCTCATGGAGTTCGAGCGCGGCCTGGCCGGCGCCACCGACCCCGTCTCCCTGCGCGTGGCCTACCGCCGCTGCCTCCTCTCCATCGCCGCCCGAGACGTCTGCGGCACCACGGACGTCGCCGAGACGGCCGCCGAACTGGCGGACCTCGCCACCGCCACCCTCCGCACGGCCCTCGCCATAGCGCAGGCACACGCCCCCGAGGACGCCGCCGCCTGCCGCCTCGCGGTGATCGCGATGGGCAAGTGCGGCGGCCACGAGCTGAACTACGTCTCCGATGTGGACGTGATCTTCGTAGCGGAGGCAACCGAAGCCACCACCGAAGCCAAGGCACTCACCTCGGCCACCCGCCTCGCCTCGCACCTCATGAGGATCTGCTCGGAGACGACCGTCGAGGGCTCCATCTGGCCGGTGGACGCCAACCTCCGCCCCGAGGGCCGCAACGGCCCCCTCGTCCGCACCCTCTCCTCCCACCTCGCCTACTACCAACGCTGGGCGAAAACCTGGGAGTTCCAAGCCCTGCTCAAGGCCCGCCCGGTGGCCGGCGACGCGGACCTGGGCCAGGCGTACATCGACGCACTGGAACCCATGGTCTGGACGGCGGCGGAACGCGACAACTTCGTACCGGATGTCCAGAAAATGCGCCGCAGGGTCGTGGAAAACATCCCCGCGTCCGAGATCGAAAGAGAACTCAAACTGGGCCCGGGCGGCCTCCGGGACGTCGAATTCGCCGTCCAGCTCCTCCAGTTGGTCCACGGCCGCACCGACCAGAGCCTCCGCAGCGGCACCACCCTGGACGCCCTCCAGGCGCTGGCCGCCGGAGGCTACGTCGGCCGCGAGGACGCCGCCCGCCTCGACGAGGCGTACCGCTTCCTGCGCAGCATGGAGCACCGCATCCAGCTCTACCGCCTGCGCCGCACCCACCTGGTCCCCGTGGCCGAGGAGGACCAGCGGCGCCTGGGCCGCTCCCTGGGCCTGCGCACGGACCCGGCGGCGGAGCTGATCCGGGAATGGAAGCGGCACACGGGCGTCGTACGCAGACTCCACGAGAAACTCTTCTACCGCCCGCTCCTGGACGCCGTCGCCCAGCTCGCCCCCGGCGAGGCCCGCCTGAGCCTCGAAGCGGCCCGCGCACGCCTGGTCGCCCTGGGCTACGCCGACCCGGCAGCGGCCCTGCGCCACCTGGAGGCCCTGGCCTCGGGCGTGACCCGTAAGGCAGCCATCCAGCGCACCCTCCTCCCCGTCCTCCTCGGCTGGTTCGCCGACTCGGCGGACCCGGACGCGGGCCTGCTGAACTTCCGCAAGGTCTCGGACGCGCTGGGCAAGACCCCCTGGTACCTGCGCCTGCTGCGCGACGAGGGCGCCGCGGCCGAGAACCTCGCCCGCGTCCTCTCGGCGGGCCGCCTCGCCCCCGACCTCCTCATGCGCGCCCCCGAGGCGGTGGCCCTGCTGGGCGACGGTGACGGCACCGGCATGCGCGGAGCCGGCCTGGCGCCCCGCGAGCGCGCCCCCCTGGAGCAGGAGATCCTGGCCGCAGTGGGCCGCGCGGAGAACGCCGAGCAGGCCGTCACCGCGGCCCGTGGCGTACGCCGCCGCGAACTGTTCCGCACCGCGGCCGCCGACATCGTCGGCTCCTACGGCACCGAGACCAGCCCCGCCGAGGCCGACCAGGGCGCCCTGGTGGACCGGGTCGGCGCGGCGGTCTCCGACCTCACCGCCGCCACCCTGGCGGGCACGCTGCGCGCGGTGGTCCGGGAGGGCTGGGGCGAGACGCTCCCCACCCGCTTCGCGATGATAGGGATGGGCCGGTTCGGCGGCCACGAGCTGGGCTACGGCTCCGACGCGGACGTCGTCTTCGTGCACGAACCGCAGGACGGCGTGGACGAGCACGAGGCCGCCGCCGCCGCGAACAAGGTCGTCGCCGAGATGCGCCGCCTGCTCCAGCTGCCCAGCGCCGACCCGCCGCTGCTCATCGACGCCGACCTGCGCCCGGAGGGCAAGTCGGGCCCACTGGTGCGCACCCTGAAGGCGTACGAGGCGTACTACCGCCGCTGGTCCCTGGTCTGGGAGTCCCAGGCGCTGCTGCGCGCGGAACCGGTGGCCGGGGACGAGGACCTGGGCCGCCGCTTCACAGCACTGATCGACCCGCTGCGCTATCCGCGGCACGGCCTGGCGGAGGACGCCGTCCGCGAGATCCGCCGGCTGAAGGCCCGTATGGAGTCCGAGCGCCTCCCGCGCGGCGCCGACCCGAAGCTGCACACCAAGCTGGGCCCGGGCGGCCTGTCCGACGTCGAGTGGACCGTCCAGCTCTTCCAGCTCCGGCACGGCTGGGACCACCCCGGCCTGCGCACCACCCGCACCCGCGAGGCGCTGTCCGCCGCCCGCGAGGCCGGGCTGCTGTCGGCCGAGGAAGCGGAGATCCTGGACGAGGCCTGGGTACTGGCCACCCGGGTGCGCAACGCGGTGATGCTGGTACGCGGCCGGGCCGGGGACACCTTTCCCACCGAGCCCCGCGAGCTGTCCGCCGTGGGCCGCTACCTGGGCTACGGCGCAGGTCACGCGGGAGACATGCTGGACGCGTACCGCCGCACCACGCGCAGGGCGCGCACGGTGGTGGAGGAACTGTTCTACGGTGACGGAACGTGA
- a CDS encoding phosphatase PAP2 family protein: MSDSTVTEQEGREEVAVPRLVTGEHDRGGLPGVLGRLRSPRRPRLWFEILLIAVSYWTYSLIRNAVPEQKAEALRNADWIWRVEHHLGIAVEQSVNHTLNSVTWLIIGMNYYYATLHFIITIGVLVWLYRWHPGRYAAARLVLFATTGVALLGYYLFPLAPPRLMRDGHFVDTVLVHHTWGSMASGDLKHMSNQYAAMPSMHIGWSMWCGLTIFTLASVPWVRMLGLLYPATTLLVIVATANHFWLDAVGGVLCLAFGFTVARVWYGALPYRLPRVVPTRVLEPEPAAAPAS, from the coding sequence ATGAGTGACTCGACCGTGACAGAGCAGGAAGGTCGCGAGGAAGTGGCCGTTCCGCGGCTCGTCACGGGTGAGCACGACCGAGGGGGTCTGCCGGGTGTGCTGGGCCGGCTGCGGTCTCCGCGGCGGCCCAGGTTGTGGTTCGAGATCCTTCTGATCGCGGTGAGTTACTGGACGTACTCGCTGATCCGCAACGCGGTCCCGGAACAGAAGGCCGAGGCACTGCGCAACGCGGACTGGATCTGGCGGGTCGAGCACCATCTGGGCATCGCCGTCGAGCAGTCGGTCAACCACACGCTCAACTCGGTGACTTGGTTGATCATCGGGATGAACTACTACTACGCCACACTGCACTTCATCATCACGATCGGTGTCCTGGTGTGGCTGTACCGATGGCATCCAGGCCGCTACGCGGCGGCCCGGCTGGTGCTGTTCGCGACGACGGGTGTGGCCCTGCTCGGTTACTACCTGTTCCCGCTCGCCCCACCCCGGCTGATGCGCGACGGGCACTTCGTGGACACGGTCCTGGTGCACCACACATGGGGCTCGATGGCCTCCGGCGACCTCAAGCACATGTCGAACCAGTACGCCGCGATGCCGTCGATGCACATCGGCTGGTCGATGTGGTGCGGGCTGACGATCTTCACGCTGGCGTCCGTGCCCTGGGTGCGGATGCTGGGCCTGCTGTACCCGGCGACCACCCTGCTGGTCATCGTTGCCACCGCCAACCACTTCTGGCTGGACGCGGTGGGCGGTGTGCTGTGCCTGGCGTTCGGTTTCACCGTGGCCCGGGTGTGGTACGGCGCGCTGCCGTACCGGCTGCCGCGAGTCGTACCGACCCGGGTACTCGAACCCGAACCGGCCGCGGCCCCAGCGTCCTAG
- a CDS encoding LacI family DNA-binding transcriptional regulator has protein sequence MTTRLADIAAQAGVSEATVSRVLNGKPGVAATTRQSVLAALDVLGYERPVRLRQRSEGLVGLITPELENPIFPALAQVIGQALTRQGYTPVLATQTPGGSTEDELTEMLVDRGVAGIIYVSGLHADTTADMQRYERLRAQGVPFVLVDGFSPKVQAPFISPDDRAAMTLAVTHLVSLGHTRIGLALGPKRFVPVQRKIEGFVRAVHDQLGLAAETIETELIQHSLYTLEGGQAAATALIERRCTAVVCASDMMALGAIRAARQRGLEVPRDVSVVGFDDSPLIAFTDPPLTTVRKPVPAMGQAAVRTLLEEIGGTPAPHSEFVFMPELVVRGSTASAPNVVRTS, from the coding sequence GTGACCACACGGCTTGCCGACATCGCTGCGCAGGCGGGGGTGAGCGAAGCGACCGTCAGCCGGGTCCTCAACGGGAAGCCGGGCGTCGCCGCCACCACCCGCCAGTCCGTGCTCGCCGCGCTGGACGTCCTCGGCTACGAGCGCCCGGTGCGGCTGCGGCAGCGCAGCGAGGGGCTGGTCGGGCTGATCACGCCGGAGCTGGAGAACCCGATATTCCCGGCACTGGCCCAGGTCATCGGCCAGGCGCTCACCCGCCAGGGCTATACGCCGGTGCTCGCCACGCAGACGCCGGGCGGGTCGACCGAGGACGAGCTGACCGAGATGCTCGTGGACCGCGGGGTCGCCGGGATCATCTATGTCTCCGGGCTGCACGCGGACACCACCGCCGACATGCAGCGCTACGAGCGGCTGCGGGCGCAGGGCGTGCCGTTCGTACTGGTGGACGGGTTCTCGCCGAAGGTGCAGGCGCCGTTCATCTCCCCCGACGACCGGGCCGCGATGACGCTCGCCGTGACCCACCTGGTGTCGCTGGGGCACACCCGGATCGGGCTCGCGCTCGGGCCGAAGCGGTTCGTGCCGGTGCAGCGCAAGATCGAGGGCTTCGTGCGGGCCGTGCACGACCAGCTGGGGCTCGCCGCCGAGACGATCGAGACCGAGCTGATCCAGCACTCGCTGTACACGCTGGAGGGCGGCCAGGCGGCGGCCACGGCACTGATCGAGCGGCGCTGTACGGCCGTGGTGTGTGCCAGCGACATGATGGCGCTCGGTGCGATAAGGGCGGCCCGGCAGCGGGGGCTGGAGGTGCCCCGGGATGTGTCGGTGGTCGGCTTCGACGACTCCCCGCTGATCGCCTTCACCGATCCGCCGCTGACCACGGTCCGCAAGCCGGTGCCGGCGATGGGGCAGGCCGCGGTGCGTACGTTGCTGGAGGAGATCGGCGGGACGCCCGCGCCGCACAGTGAGTTCGTGTTCATGCCGGAGTTGGTGGTGCGCGGTTCGACCGCTTCGGCGCCGAATGTCGTCCGTACGTCGTAG